In the Ornithinimicrobium pratense genome, CGTTGGGCCCCAGGAAACCGTGCACCCCGCCAGCGGGCACGTCCAGGTCAAGGCCGTGGACGGCCACGCGCCGCCCTCGCCTGGTGCGGTAGGTCTTGCGCAATCCCCGCGTGACGACGGCGAGAACGTCGCCCTCGTGGGCGGTCACGGCTTGCCCCATCTTCTGCTCCCATCCGCCGGCCTCCCGGCCGATCCCTGCTGGGAGCAGTCAACACGCTGCCGAGGCTGCGCAGGGCCTACCCAGGCAGCGTGTCGCCCCACGGTCTCCGCGTGGTGTTTCAGGCGGTGGTGCGGGCCGGGTCCAACACGCGCTCCAGGTGCGCGGTGACCAGTGGCAGCACCTCGGCCACCGGCACGTCCCGGCCCAGCTCCTTGGCCAGCGAGGTCACCCCGGCGTCGGCGATCCCGCAGGGGATGACGACGTCGGCCCAGCCGAGGTCGCAGGCGCAGTTGAGGGCAAAGCCGTGCATGGTCACGTCGTGGCTGACCCGGATGCCGATCGCCCCGATCTTGCGGTCCGGGCGCTCCCCGTCGCCGAGCACCCACACCCCGGAGCGCCCGTCCACGCGACCGGTCTGCACGCCCAGGTCACGGCATACCCCGATCATCATCTCCTCGAGGCGACGGACGTGCGCGACCACGTCCACGGGGGAGGGCAGGCGCACGATCGGGTAGCCGACGAGCTGCCCAGGCCCGTGCCAGGTGATCTTGCCGCCCCGGTCGACGTCCACGACGGGAGTGCCGTCCAGCGGCCGCTCGTGCGGCTCGGTGCGCTTGCCCGCCGTGTAGACGGCGGCGTGTTCGAGCAGCAGCACCGTGTCCGGCAGCTCGCCGGCCACGACCTGCGCGTGGACCGCGCGCTGGTGGTCCCACGCCTGCTGGTAGTCGACGAGGTCGGGAGAGAAGCCCAGGTGCTCGAACCGCATACCCGCACTGTAACCGCCTGTGGAAAAGTCCTGCGGGCCCGCTCGCGCCTCGGGCAGGCTCGCGTCGTGAGCACCCCACCGCAGATCCCCGGGTACACCCTCACCGGGCAGCTGGGCACCGGGGCGACCGCGACGGTATGGCGCGGCCGCCGGGTCTGCGACGGCCTGCCCGTCGCGGTGAAGGTGGTGGCGCCGCTCGACGGCCGGGTGGGCGAGGCCCTGCAGGAGGCCGGACTGCTGGCGCGGGTCCGGCACCAGCACGTCGTGCACCTCTACGACGTGCTGCCCCTGCGGGACGCTGACCCACCCGCCGTCGCGCTGGTCACCCAGCTCGCCGGCGGCGGCTCGCTGGCGCAGGTGCTGGCCAGCCGGCGCCTGCTGTCGCCGGGCGAGCTGGTGACGGTGCTGCAGCCGGTCGCCGCGGCGCTCGCGGACCTGCACCAGATGGGGGTGGTCCACGGGGACCTGTCGACCGGCAACATCGTCTTCCGTGAGGACGGCATGCCGCTGCTCGCGGACCTAGGCACAGCCCGGATCGTGGGGGAGCATCGGCTGCGCGGCGTCGGCACCGGAGCGGGGGACGGGATGGTGGCACCGGAGGTCATCGAGGGCTTCCCGGCCACCCGGGAGTCCGACGTCTACCAGCTGGGGGCCCTGGCGCGGCTCACCCTGACCGGACAGGTGCCGGGCCCGGGCTTCGACCGCCAGCCGCTGGCCCAGGTCGCGCCTGACCTGCCCGAGCTGCTGGTGGACCTGGTGCACCGGTGCATGGCGGGCGCGCCGGAAGACCGACCGGACGCCGAGGAGCTGGCGGTGGCGCTGCACGCGGTGGCCCCGCCCGAGCCGGTGGAGGTGGCCCCGGACGCCGACCCGGCCCACGGCCTGACCCAGCGCCTGCGGCAGGTGGCCCAGGAGGACGAGGCGGCGCGTGCTGGGCGCGACCAGCCCGGCGCCCACCGGCCCGAACGGGTCGACCCGGACGCTCCGCATGCCGACGCCAGGCAGCAGGACGGTCGCCAGCGTGCCCGAGCCATCGTGGGTCTCGCGGTGGGGGCGCTCCTGCTGGTCATGTTGGCCGGGATGGGGTGGTCTTTGACCCGCTCCTGGTGGGGTGGGGCCGCCGGGTCCGGCGTTGCCCAGGAGTCGACGGACGACCCGGTGACCGAGGTGGTGACCGAGGTGGCAGAAGAGGTGCCGGACGAGGAGGTGGGGACGGCGGAGGAGGGGACCGCGGGAGGCTCCGCCGGGTCGGCCCCGCCACCGGCGCAGCAGGTGTCCGACCCGGACGGGGACGCCGCCGACGCCGAGGGGCTGCGCCAGGTCGTGCAGGATCTGGTGGATGCCCGGGCCAGGGCCTGGGAGGCCACCGATCCCGGCCTGCTCACCGCGGTGCTGGCCGCTGGTTCACCGGTCCACGGTGAGGAGAGTGCAGAGCTGTCCCGCGCCCGGGAGGCGGGGATCAACTATCCTCGCGTCGGGTTCGAGGTGCGCGAGCTGGCGGTGCAGCACGAGGATCTGGACCGGCTGCACGTGGATGTCACGGTGGTGCGGGAGCCACTCGAGGCCCGGGATGGCGACGGCTGGGTGCTGCGGGCCCCGTCCCGCACCGAGCGGGTCGCCCTAGAGCTGGTGCGGCAGGAAGGACGGTGGCTGCTCTGGTCCTGGGCTGAGCTGAGGTGACCCGTCGGCAGGTCGGGGCCCTCGGAAGGCCGGGTGACCGTCGGGCGCAGGCTGGTGGTGGCCGCGCGGTGAGGCGTCAGTGGTGCGTGATCCAGGCCATCGCTGAGGTCAGGTCCGGGTGGTCAAAGGTGAACCCGGTCTCGGTGAGCACGGTCGGGAGCGCCCGGGCCGAGGCCAGGATCTCGCTCGCCATCTCCCCGAGGGCCAACCGCAGGGCGATGGTGGGCGCCGGGACGACCGTGGGCCGTCTGAGGGCCTGGCCCAGCGCCTTGACGATCGCGGTCTGCGTGTCGGGACACGGGCCGCTGAGGTTGACCGGACCGGTCACCTCCGGGTGGTCGAGCAGGAACATCAGAGCGCGGACGTGATCGTGCAGGGTGATCCACGCCCAGTACTGCTCACCCCCGCCCAGCGGGCCCGCAAGACCGGCCCGGGCCAGGGGCAGGAGCTTGCCCAGTGCGCCTCCTTGACGGGCGAGCACGATGCCGGTGCGGACCGTCGCGACCGGGACGCCCGCGTGGCTGGCGGGCCAGGTCGCGGCCTCCCAGTCGCGGCACACGTCGGCCAGGAAGCCCTGACCAGGCGGGCTCTCCTCGGTGAGCACCTCGTCCCCCCGCGGTCGCCGTAGATGCCGACGGCCGAGGCCGACACTAGGCGCGGGGACGCGGTTCCTGGGGAATCCGGTGTCTGCGCCCGCGCCGCGAGCGCACGGGCGATGGTGCCGGTGCCCTCCGTGCGCGAGTCGAGCAGCTCGCGCTTGCGCCTGTCGCTCCAGCGCCGGTCCGCGACCCCTGCGCCGGCGAGGTGCACGACAGCCGTGATGCCGTCCAGCACTTCGGGGTCCAGGTCGGCGCCAGGCGTCCAGCGCGCCTCGCGGACGCCCGGGTCGAGCTCGTCCGCGAGGCGCGGGGCGCGGCGAACCAGGTGCACAACCTGGTCACCGCGCCCACGCAGCGCCGTGGACAGAGCGGAGCCGATCAGCCCGCCGGCCCCGGTGATGGCGATGGCCATCTCAGACCTCGAAGCTGCCATCCTCCAGGCGCTCCTTGACGGTCGTCAGGAAGCGCGCCGCGTCGGCGCCGTCGACGACGCGGTGGTCGTAGGTCAGCGCCAGGTAGACCATGTCGCGCACGGCGATGGTCTCCATCCCGTCCTCGTCGATGACCACCACGGGGCGCTTGACGACCGTGCCCGTGCCCAGGATGGCCACATTGGGCTGGTTGATGATCGGCGTGTCGAAGAGCGCACCCCGCGAGCCGGTGTTGGTCAGCGTGAAGGTGCCGCCGGAGAGCTCATCGGGATTGATCTTGTTGTCCCGGGTGCGCTCGGCCAGGTCGGCGATCTTGCGGGCGAGCCCGGCGATGTTGAGGTCGCCGGCGTCCTTGATCACCGGCACCAGCAGGCCGCGCGGGGTGTCGACCGCAACGCCGAGGTGCTCGGCACCGTGGTAGATGACCGTGTCGTCCTCGACGCTGGAGTTGACGATCGGGTGCTCCTTGAGCGCCTCGACCGCGGCCACCGCGAAGAACGGCAGGAAGGACAGCTTGGTGCCCTCCCGGCGGGCGAACTCGTCCTTGACCCGCTTGCGCAGACGGGACACCTTCGTGACGTCGACCTCCACGACCGTGGTCAGCTGGGCGCCGGTCTGCAGCGACTCCACCATGCGGGCGGCGATGACCTTGCGCAAGCGCGACATCTTCTCGGTGGTGCCGCGCTTGGCCTGGGTCCCGGCGGGGGCTGAGGGAGCGCCGGCGGCCGGGGCCTGTGGGCTGTCCGCGGGGGCCGGGGCCTGCGGGGTCTCCTGCGCCGGTGCCTTGGCGGCCTCCTCCTGCGCCCTGGCGGCGTCGAGGACGTCCTGCTTGCGGATCCGCCCGCCGACGCCGGTGCCCTGCAGGCTGCTCAGGTCGACACTGTGCTGGGCCGCCAGCTTGCGCACCAGCGGGGTCACGTAGGCGCTGACGTCCGGAGAGGTGCTCTGCTGCTTGTGCGAGGAGCTGCCGGTGTCGGCCGACGGCGTGCCCACACCCACGGCCTCCGAGGTGTCCGGCGCGGAGGACGGGGAGCTCTCGGCGCCGGAGCTGCTGGCCGACTCCTGCGCGGCCTCCTGCTGGACCTGCTGCTCCTCGCCCAGGTCGCTGTCGGCGGACTCCTCCGCCTGCTCCTTGTCCGCCGCGGGCTCCTGGTCGTCGCCCTCGGCAGCCGAGTCGCCCTGCTCGGGCTCGTCGGCGGGGGCGGACCCGCTGTCCTGCTCCGAACCACCGCCGGAGGCCTCGCCACCGATGACGGCCAGCTCGCCGCCAACCTCCACGGTCTCGTCCTCCCCGGCGATGATCTTCGTCAGCACGCCGGCGATGGGGGAGGGGATCTCGGTGTCCACCTTGTCGGTCGAGACCTCGAGCAGCGGCTCGTCGACCTCCACCTGGTCCCCCTCGGACTTCAACCAGCGGGTGACGGTGCCCTCGGTCACCGACTCGCCCAGCGCGGGCATGGTCACGGTCTCGCCACCGGAGACCTCACCCCCGCCGGAGCCGCCGGAGGACTGGTCGGCCGGCTGGTCCTGGGAACTGCTGTCGTCCTGGGCCTCCTGCGAGTCGCTGCCCTGGGAGGCGTCCTCCTGGGGTGCGTCCTCCTGGGGTGCCTGCTCCTCCTGCTCGTTCTCCTCACCGGAGGAGCCCTCGTCGCCACCGGAGGACGGCTCGCCCTCACCGATGACACACAGGTCGGCGCCGACCTCGACGGTGTCGTCCTCCTGCGCCAGGATCTCCTGCAGCGTGCCCGCGACGGGGGAGGGGATCTCGGTGTCGACCTTGTCGGTCGAGACCTCGAGCAGCGGCTCGTCCACCTCGACGCTGTCGCCGATGTTCTTCAGCCAGCGGGTGACGGTCCCCTCGGTGACGGACTCACCGAGGGCCGGCATCGATACACGTTCCGACATGTTGTCGCTCTCTCCTCGTCCGGGGATCTGCAGTCTAGTTGGGATGCGGGCGCTGGGTCGGTCAGGCGTGCGCGTGCAGCGGTTTTCCGGCCAGGGCCAGGTGGGCCTCGCCGAGCGCCTCGTTCTGGGTGGGGTGGGCGTGGATGAACGAGGCGACCTCTTCCGGTAACGCCTCCCAGCCGACGATGAGCTGGGCCTCGCCGACCTGCTCACCCATCCGCGCGCCCACCATGTGGATGCCCACCACTGGGCCGTCCTCGGCGGAGCGGATCAGCTTCACGAAACCGGCCGTACCCAGGATCTGGGACTTGCCGTTGCCACCGAGGTTGTACTCGTAGCTGGCTACGCCCTCGCCGTACTGCTCGCGCGCCTGCTCCTCCGACAGACCCACAGAGGCGATCTCGGGGTCGGAGTAGGTCACCTTGGGGATGAGGTGGTCGCGGACCGGCTCGGGCTCCAGCCCAGCGATGTCCTCGGCGACGAAGATGCCGTGCGCGAAGCCGCGGTGCGCCAGCTGCACGCCGGCCACGATGTCGCCGACCGCGCGGACGTTGCCCACCCCTGTCCGTAGCCGCTCGTCCACCTGCACGAAGCCGCGCTCCAGGATGACCCCCGCCTCCTCATACCCCAACCCCTCGGTGCGCGGCCCACGGCCGACGGCGACGAGCAGCAGGTCGGCCTCCAGGCTCTCCCCGCCCTCCAGGGAGAGGGTGACCACGCCGTCCTGCTGGCTGACCGACTCCATCCGCGCGCCCGTCCGGGAGGTGATCTTGCGCTTGCGGAAGGCACGCTCGAGGGCCTTGCTCACCCCCGGGTCCTCCGCCGGCACCAGGCGGTCCATGGCCTCGACGATGGTGACCGCGGAGCCGAAGCTGCGCAACACGGAGGCGAACTCCACGCCGATCACGCCGCCACCCAGGATGATCGCCCGCCCCGGGACCTGCTCCAGGGTGAGCGCCTCGTCGCTGGTCATCACCGCGTCGCCGATCTCGATCCCCAGGGTGCGGGCGTAGGAACCGGTCGCGAGCACGACGTGCTCCCCGACCAGCTCGTCCTCACCGACGACGACTGTGGTGGGCCCGGCCAGCTGGCCCTCACCCTCGACGTAGGTGATGTTCTCGGCCGCCTTGACCAGGCCCTGCAGTCCCTTGTACAGCCGGCCGACGACACCGTCCTTGTACGTGTGCACGGCGGCGAGGTCGATCCCCTCCAGGGTGGTCTGCACGCCGAACCGCGCCGAGTCCCGGGCCGAGTCAGCCACCTCCGCGCTGTGCAGCAGCGCTTTGGTCGGGATGCAACCGCGGTGCAGGCAGGTGCCGCCGAGCTTGTCCTTCTCGACCAGAGCCACCCTCTGACCCAGCTGGGCCGCCCGTAGCGCGCAGGCATAACCACCGCTGCCGCCCCCGAGGATCACGATGTCGTAGTGCGTCGTCGGCATGTGGCCATCCTGCCACCTCCCGTGAATTGCCGTGACAGCCGGGGCGGCCCGTGGGAGGCTGAGCAGGTCATGTCCCCGGGAGGAAGGAGGTGGCCATGAACGACACTCCGGCCACGGACGACGTCAAGGCCAAGTTCCGCGAGGCGCTCGCCAAGAAGCGGGCCCACGCAGGCACGGATGTCTCGGACCACTCCGAGCACGGCAAGGTGGCGGGAAGCCGCCGCGCCAA is a window encoding:
- the lipB gene encoding lipoyl(octanoyl) transferase LipB, with protein sequence MRFEHLGFSPDLVDYQQAWDHQRAVHAQVVAGELPDTVLLLEHAAVYTAGKRTEPHERPLDGTPVVDVDRGGKITWHGPGQLVGYPIVRLPSPVDVVAHVRRLEEMMIGVCRDLGVQTGRVDGRSGVWVLGDGERPDRKIGAIGIRVSHDVTMHGFALNCACDLGWADVVIPCGIADAGVTSLAKELGRDVPVAEVLPLVTAHLERVLDPARTTA
- a CDS encoding serine/threonine-protein kinase, which codes for MSTPPQIPGYTLTGQLGTGATATVWRGRRVCDGLPVAVKVVAPLDGRVGEALQEAGLLARVRHQHVVHLYDVLPLRDADPPAVALVTQLAGGGSLAQVLASRRLLSPGELVTVLQPVAAALADLHQMGVVHGDLSTGNIVFREDGMPLLADLGTARIVGEHRLRGVGTGAGDGMVAPEVIEGFPATRESDVYQLGALARLTLTGQVPGPGFDRQPLAQVAPDLPELLVDLVHRCMAGAPEDRPDAEELAVALHAVAPPEPVEVAPDADPAHGLTQRLRQVAQEDEAARAGRDQPGAHRPERVDPDAPHADARQQDGRQRARAIVGLAVGALLLVMLAGMGWSLTRSWWGGAAGSGVAQESTDDPVTEVVTEVAEEVPDEEVGTAEEGTAGGSAGSAPPPAQQVSDPDGDAADAEGLRQVVQDLVDARARAWEATDPGLLTAVLAAGSPVHGEESAELSRAREAGINYPRVGFEVRELAVQHEDLDRLHVDVTVVREPLEARDGDGWVLRAPSRTERVALELVRQEGRWLLWSWAELR
- a CDS encoding DUF1731 domain-containing protein produces the protein MLTEESPPGQGFLADVCRDWEAATWPASHAGVPVATVRTGIVLARQGGALGKLLPLARAGLAGPLGGGEQYWAWITLHDHVRALMFLLDHPEVTGPVNLSGPCPDTQTAIVKALGQALRRPTVVPAPTIALRLALGEMASEILASARALPTVLTETGFTFDHPDLTSAMAWITHH
- the sucB gene encoding 2-oxoglutarate dehydrogenase, E2 component, dihydrolipoamide succinyltransferase, which gives rise to MSERVSMPALGESVTEGTVTRWLKNIGDSVEVDEPLLEVSTDKVDTEIPSPVAGTLQEILAQEDDTVEVGADLCVIGEGEPSSGGDEGSSGEENEQEEQAPQEDAPQEDASQGSDSQEAQDDSSSQDQPADQSSGGSGGGEVSGGETVTMPALGESVTEGTVTRWLKSEGDQVEVDEPLLEVSTDKVDTEIPSPIAGVLTKIIAGEDETVEVGGELAVIGGEASGGGSEQDSGSAPADEPEQGDSAAEGDDQEPAADKEQAEESADSDLGEEQQVQQEAAQESASSSGAESSPSSAPDTSEAVGVGTPSADTGSSSHKQQSTSPDVSAYVTPLVRKLAAQHSVDLSSLQGTGVGGRIRKQDVLDAARAQEEAAKAPAQETPQAPAPADSPQAPAAGAPSAPAGTQAKRGTTEKMSRLRKVIAARMVESLQTGAQLTTVVEVDVTKVSRLRKRVKDEFARREGTKLSFLPFFAVAAVEALKEHPIVNSSVEDDTVIYHGAEHLGVAVDTPRGLLVPVIKDAGDLNIAGLARKIADLAERTRDNKINPDELSGGTFTLTNTGSRGALFDTPIINQPNVAILGTGTVVKRPVVVIDEDGMETIAVRDMVYLALTYDHRVVDGADAARFLTTVKERLEDGSFEV
- the lpdA gene encoding dihydrolipoyl dehydrogenase, producing the protein MPTTHYDIVILGGGSGGYACALRAAQLGQRVALVEKDKLGGTCLHRGCIPTKALLHSAEVADSARDSARFGVQTTLEGIDLAAVHTYKDGVVGRLYKGLQGLVKAAENITYVEGEGQLAGPTTVVVGEDELVGEHVVLATGSYARTLGIEIGDAVMTSDEALTLEQVPGRAIILGGGVIGVEFASVLRSFGSAVTIVEAMDRLVPAEDPGVSKALERAFRKRKITSRTGARMESVSQQDGVVTLSLEGGESLEADLLLVAVGRGPRTEGLGYEEAGVILERGFVQVDERLRTGVGNVRAVGDIVAGVQLAHRGFAHGIFVAEDIAGLEPEPVRDHLIPKVTYSDPEIASVGLSEEQAREQYGEGVASYEYNLGGNGKSQILGTAGFVKLIRSAEDGPVVGIHMVGARMGEQVGEAQLIVGWEALPEEVASFIHAHPTQNEALGEAHLALAGKPLHAHA
- a CDS encoding DUF5302 domain-containing protein; its protein translation is MNDTPATDDVKAKFREALAKKRAHAGTDVSDHSEHGKVAGSRRAKTSGTEQMFRRKSG